The Setaria viridis chromosome 6, Setaria_viridis_v4.0, whole genome shotgun sequence genome contains a region encoding:
- the LOC117861919 gene encoding F-box protein At3g07870 has protein sequence MATAPPTDGEVDEGLSLHTDAFVEILMRLPPSCRRWARLVCRHWRDIIDQRTPRSPPPKVLAFFTSTRSASAYVVNDLEHGWGREVWGVTAGTATGRWIDVTAVGTCNGLLCLCDNRKPGGRVALLNPATGETLRVPPLPVSYRGLHGYGSGKRYTFGFHPATGAYKILHLPCRGDATAGFNVLQAFTLGAAAWRDVPVPGASCCLGAGLVRVGGAAHWVTKGMEGVACARMSIGRSVGPSQHQKIMSTT, from the coding sequence atggcgacggcgccgcctACCGACGGCGAAGTGGATGAGGGCTTGAGCCTCCATACGGACGCCTTCGTGGAGATCCTGATGCGCCTGCCGCCGAGCTGCCGGCGCTGGGCCCGGCTCGTATGCCGGCACTGGCGCGACATCATCGACCAGCGGACGCCGCGGAGCCCGCCGCCCAAGGTGCTCGCCTTCTTCACGAGCACCAGGTCAGCTTCAGCGTACGTCGTCAACGACCTCGAGCACGGGTGGGGCAGAGAGGTGTGGGGGGTCACCGCCGGCACCGCCACGGGGAGGTGGATCGACGTGACGGCGGTCGGCACGTGCAACGGCCTGCTGTGCCTGTGCGACAACAGGAAGCCCGGCGGGAGGGTCGCGTTGCTGAACCCGGCCACCGGCGAGACGCTGCGCGTCCCGCCGCTCCCCGTCTCGTACCGCGGGCTGCACGGCTACGGCAGCGGGAAGAGGTACACCTTCGGGTTCCACCCGGCGACGGGGGCGTACAAGATCCTTCACCTCCCGTGCCGCGGCGACGCGACCGCGGGCTTCAACGTGCTGCAGGCGTTCACGCTGGGGGCCGCGGCGTGGCGCGACGTCCCCGTCCCCGGCGCGAGCTGCTGCCTCGGCGCCGGCCTCGTCagggtcggcggcgcggcgcactGGGTCACCAAGGGGATGGAGGGCGTTGCTTGTGCCCGGATGTCTATCGGACGCTCCGTTGGTCCATCACAACATCAAAAAATAATGTCtacaacataa
- the LOC117859714 gene encoding nuclear transcription factor Y subunit C-6 has protein sequence MEPKSTTPPPVMGAPVAYPPPPAAAYPAGPYAHAPAAALYPPPPPPPPPHPAAASAAAGQLGPAAQQQLQIFWNEQYREIEATTDFKNHNLPLARIKKIMKADEDVRMIAAEAPVVFARACEMFILELTHRGWAHAEENKRRTLQKSDIAAAVARTEVFDFLVDIVPRDEAKDAEAAAAAGMGAGIPHPGAGMPATDPMGYYYVQPQ, from the coding sequence atGGAGCCCAAATCCACCACCCCGCCCCCCGTCATGGGAGCGCCCGTCGCGtaccctccgccgcccgccgccgcgtacCCCGCGGGCCCCTACGCccacgcgccggcggccgcgctctaccctccgccgccgccgcctcccccgccccaccccgccgccgcatccgccgcGGCGGGACAGCTGGGCCccgcggcgcagcagcagctgcagatCTTCTGGAACGAGCAGTACCGCGAGATCGAGGCCACCACCGACTTCAAGAACCACAACCTGCCCCTGGCGCGCATCAAGAAGATCATGAAGGCCGACGAGGACGTCCGCATGATCGCCGCCGAGGCGCCCGTCGTCTTCGCCCGCGCCTGCGAGATGTTCATCCTCGAGCTCACCCACCGCGGCTGGGCGCACGCCGAGGAGAACAAGCGCCGCACGCTGCAGAAGtccgacatcgccgccgccgtcgcgcgcaCCGAGGTCTTCGACTTCCTCGTCGACATCGTGCCGAGGGACGAGGCCAAggacgccgaggccgccgcggctgccggcATGGGGGCGGGGATCCCGCACCCCGGCGCCGGCATGCCCGCCACCGACCCCATGGGCTACTACTACGTCCAGCCGCAGTAA
- the LOC117859713 gene encoding uncharacterized protein, with protein sequence MAEPAKNDAHIVEIPVSVDGGEAEAAASLDKTTAEVEAGGAHPLGEIAASAGHLLLLKLWQREEDRLGRRACALESRMDAARRDAFYLCAAFLAFHGLSLALLFAASVAAAAADGGGGQASAACRRWWAPSSLSLAASLALAAAVQLRVCAYWRAAARLRRERGDARALARAVQELRMKGAAFDLSKEPQYGVTRAKCASVEGAGAWAPLRWCQQNVVTACLLAAAAAALPSGKFILCA encoded by the coding sequence ATGGCGGAGCCGGCCAAGAACGACGCCCACATCGTGGAGATCCCTGTCTCCGTCGacgggggcgaggcggaggcagccGCGTCCCTCGACAAGAcgacggcggaggtggaggcaggCGGGGCCCACCCGCTCGGGGAGATCGCGGCGAGCGCGGGCCACCTGCTCCTGCTCAAGCTGTGGCAGCGGGAGGAGGACCGCCTGGGCCGCCGCGCGTGCGCGCTGGAGTCGCGCATGGACGCGGCGCGCCGGGACGCATTCTACCTCTGCGCGGCCTTCCTCGCCTTCCACGGCCTCTCCCTCGCGCTCCTCTTCGCCGcgtccgtggccgccgccgccgccgacggcggcggcggccaggcgagCGCCGCGTGCAGGAGGTGGTGGGCGCCATCGTCGCTGTCCCTGGCGGCGtccctcgcgctcgccgcggccgtgCAGCTCCGGGTGTGCGCCTactggcgcgccgccgcgcggctgCGCCGGGAGCGCGGCGACGCGCGGGCGCTGGCGCGCGCCGTGCAGGAGCTGCGCATGAAGGGCGCGGCGTTCGACCTGTCCAAGGAGCCGCAGTACGGGGTGACGAGGGCCAAGTGCGCCAGCGTCGAGGGCGCCGGAGCATGGGCGCCGCTCCGGTGGTGCCAGCAGAACGTCGTCACCGCCTGCctgcttgccgccgccgccgccgcgttgcCCTCCGGCAAGTTCATCCTGTGCGCGTAG
- the LOC117859712 gene encoding protein RAFTIN 1B isoform X1, producing MSWPLCYLSPSPLRLHGKHRWQTFAQEPSNKRRCFPASRSYISTRLPRRLVPTQARETRLPDSASGSMARFAAVLLAAAALLAAGRLSHAAPSTAEVFWRAVLPGSAVPDAVLRFLRPDSFVSKAEAEDADRSNSPFDYQNYERSSAPYGYDYKAPDKGAAGGGGARDDTPFGYDYKAPSKAAADGGGSRADTPFGYDYKAPGGHRHAGGDAPASATTTVFFHEEAVRVGERLAFRFPAASPAPLGLLPRHIADAIPFAAPSLPAVLALLGVAPGSAQAAAMARTLRACETPPLAGDPKFCATSLEALVKGAVAALGTRDVRAVTSTLPRAGAPLQPYTVRAVRRVGGAGFVACHDEAYPYTVYRCHGTGPARAYMVEMEGTRGGAVTVATVCHTDTSRWNPEHVSFKLLGTKPGGAPICHLMPYGHIIWANNEKRSPA from the exons ATGTCGTGGCCGCTCTGTTATCTGTCACCGTCACCCCTCCGGCTCCATGGCAAACACCGCTGGCAAACCTTCGCGCAGGAGCCGAGCAACAAACGCAGGTGCTTCCCGGCCTCGCGATCGTATATAAGTAcccgcctgccgcgccgccttGTTCCCACGCAAGCACGGGAGACGCGGCTGCCTGACTCTGCTTCCGGTTCCATGGCGCGCTTCGCTGCCgttctcctcgccgccgccgccctgctaGCG GCTGGACGGCTGAGCCATgcggcgccgtcgacggccGAGGTGTTCTGGCGCGCCGTCCTGCCGGGCTCCGCCGTGCCGGACGCCGTTCTCCGGTTCCTCCGCCCCG ACAGCTTCGTAAGCAAAGCCGAGGCGGAGGACGCGGATCGGTCAAACTCTCCGTTTGATTACCAGAACTACGAGCGCTCATCTGCACCGTACGGCTACGACTACAAGGCGCCGGACAAgggcgccgcgggcggcggcggcgccagagaCGACACGCCGTTCGGCTACGACTACAAGGCACCGAGCAAGGCCGCCGCGGACGGCGGTGGCTCCAGAGCCGACACGCCGTTCGGCTACGACTACAAGGCGCCCGGCGGGCACCGCCACGCAGGCGGCgacgcgccggcgtcggcgacgacgacggtgttCTTCCACGAGGAGGCGgtgcgcgtgggcgagcgccTGGCGTTCCGCTTCCCTGCCgcgtcgcccgcgccgctcgGGCTCCTGCCGCGCCACATCGCGGACGCCATACCGTTCGCGGCGCCGTCGCTGCCGGCCGTCCTCGCGCTGCTCGGCGTCGCCCCGGGCTCCGCGcaggccgccgccatggcgaggACGCTGCGCGCGTGCGagacgccgccgctcgccggggaTCCCAAGTTCTGCGCCACGTCGCTGGAGGCGCTGGTCAAgggcgccgtggcggcgctggGCACGCGCGACGTCCGGGCGGTGACCTCCACTCtgccccgcgccggcgcgcctCTGCAGCCGTACACCGTCCGCGCCGtgcgccgcgtcggcggcgccggcttcGTGGCGTGCCACGACGAGGCGTACCCGTACACCGTGTACCGGTGCCACGGCACCGGCCCGGCCAGGGCGTACATGGTGGAGATGGAGGGCACCCGCGGGGGCGCGGTCACCGTGGCCACCGTCTGCCACACCGACACGTCCCGGTGGAACCCGGAGCACGTCTCCTTCAAGCTCCTCGGCACCAAGCCCGGCGGCGCGCCGATCTGCCACCTCATGCCGTACGGGCACATCATCTGGGCCAATAACGAGAAGCGCTCGCCGGCTTAA
- the LOC117859712 gene encoding protein RAFTIN 1B isoform X2, with protein sequence MSWPLCYLSPSPLRLHGKHRWQTFAQEPSNKRRCFPASRSYISTRLPRRLVPTQARETRLPDSASGSMARFAAVLLAAAALLAYAPLKGMCSARFMVMVTWSLMDGADSFVSKAEAEDADRSNSPFDYQNYERSSAPYGYDYKAPDKGAAGGGGARDDTPFGYDYKAPSKAAADGGGSRADTPFGYDYKAPGGHRHAGGDAPASATTTVFFHEEAVRVGERLAFRFPAASPAPLGLLPRHIADAIPFAAPSLPAVLALLGVAPGSAQAAAMARTLRACETPPLAGDPKFCATSLEALVKGAVAALGTRDVRAVTSTLPRAGAPLQPYTVRAVRRVGGAGFVACHDEAYPYTVYRCHGTGPARAYMVEMEGTRGGAVTVATVCHTDTSRWNPEHVSFKLLGTKPGGAPICHLMPYGHIIWANNEKRSPA encoded by the exons ATGTCGTGGCCGCTCTGTTATCTGTCACCGTCACCCCTCCGGCTCCATGGCAAACACCGCTGGCAAACCTTCGCGCAGGAGCCGAGCAACAAACGCAGGTGCTTCCCGGCCTCGCGATCGTATATAAGTAcccgcctgccgcgccgccttGTTCCCACGCAAGCACGGGAGACGCGGCTGCCTGACTCTGCTTCCGGTTCCATGGCGCGCTTCGCTGCCgttctcctcgccgccgccgccctgctaGCG TATGCGCCTCTGAAGGGAATGTGCAGTGCACGGTTCATGGTCATGGTGACATGGTCTCTCATGGATGGTGCAGACAGCTTCGTAAGCAAAGCCGAGGCGGAGGACGCGGATCGGTCAAACTCTCCGTTTGATTACCAGAACTACGAGCGCTCATCTGCACCGTACGGCTACGACTACAAGGCGCCGGACAAgggcgccgcgggcggcggcggcgccagagaCGACACGCCGTTCGGCTACGACTACAAGGCACCGAGCAAGGCCGCCGCGGACGGCGGTGGCTCCAGAGCCGACACGCCGTTCGGCTACGACTACAAGGCGCCCGGCGGGCACCGCCACGCAGGCGGCgacgcgccggcgtcggcgacgacgacggtgttCTTCCACGAGGAGGCGgtgcgcgtgggcgagcgccTGGCGTTCCGCTTCCCTGCCgcgtcgcccgcgccgctcgGGCTCCTGCCGCGCCACATCGCGGACGCCATACCGTTCGCGGCGCCGTCGCTGCCGGCCGTCCTCGCGCTGCTCGGCGTCGCCCCGGGCTCCGCGcaggccgccgccatggcgaggACGCTGCGCGCGTGCGagacgccgccgctcgccggggaTCCCAAGTTCTGCGCCACGTCGCTGGAGGCGCTGGTCAAgggcgccgtggcggcgctggGCACGCGCGACGTCCGGGCGGTGACCTCCACTCtgccccgcgccggcgcgcctCTGCAGCCGTACACCGTCCGCGCCGtgcgccgcgtcggcggcgccggcttcGTGGCGTGCCACGACGAGGCGTACCCGTACACCGTGTACCGGTGCCACGGCACCGGCCCGGCCAGGGCGTACATGGTGGAGATGGAGGGCACCCGCGGGGGCGCGGTCACCGTGGCCACCGTCTGCCACACCGACACGTCCCGGTGGAACCCGGAGCACGTCTCCTTCAAGCTCCTCGGCACCAAGCCCGGCGGCGCGCCGATCTGCCACCTCATGCCGTACGGGCACATCATCTGGGCCAATAACGAGAAGCGCTCGCCGGCTTAA
- the LOC117859711 gene encoding transmembrane 9 superfamily member 12, translating into MAGALHSSCFMAPLLWVVLLLVVSPGNAFYLPGSYMHTYSQGELISAKVNSLTSIETEMPFNYYSLPYCRPQGGIKKSAENLGELLMGDQIDNSPYRFHVNVNESIFLCTTKGLNENDAKLLKQRARDLYQVNMMLDNLPVMRFTEQNGVTVQWTGFPVGYSPAGSSEDYIINHLKFKVLVHEYEGNNVEIIGTGEEGSGVISEIDKKGMSGYQIVGFQVVPCSVKRNAEDFSKLNMYDSIDPVDCPVELKKAQVIRQQERITFTYDVEFVKSDIKWPSRWDAYLKMEAGSKVHWFSIMNSLMVILFLAGIVFVIFLRTVRRDLTRYEELDKEAQAQMNEELSGWKLVVGDVFREPTCSKLLCIMIGDGVQILGMAIVTIVFATLGFMSPASRGMLLTGMIVLYLFLGIAAGYASVRFWRTIKGTSEGWRSVSWLTACFFPGVMFTVLTVLNFVLWKSGSTGALPISLFFTLLALWFCISVPLTLVGGFLGTRAEQIEFPVRTNQIPREIPARKCPSWLLVLGAGTLPFGTLFIELFFILSSIWLGRFYYVFGFLLIVLLLLVVVCAEVSVVLTYMNLCVEDWRWWWKAFFAPGSVAIYVFLYSINYLVFDLRSLSGPVSAMLYVGYSFLMAFAIMLATGTIGFLTSFAFVHYLFSSVKID; encoded by the coding sequence ATGGCTGGGGCGCTGCACAGTTCCTGTTTTATGGCTCCGCTGTTATGGGTTGTGTTGTTACTGGTCGTCTCACCAGGCAATGCATTCTACCTGCCTGGCAGCTACATGCACACATACTCCCAAGGTGAGTTGATATCTGCCAAGGTGAACTCGCTCACATCCATTGAGACGGAGATGCCTTTCAACTACTATAGCCTTCCATACTGCCGCCCCCAGGGTGGCATCAAGAAGAGTGCCGAGAATCTGGGTGAGCTTCTGATGGGTGACCAGATCGACAACTCGCCCTACCGGTTCCATGTGAATGTTAACGAGTCCATCTTCCTCTGCACCACAAAAGGGCTTAATGAGAATGATGCAAAGCTCCTTAAGCAACGTGCCCGTGATCTTTACCAGGTCAACATGATGCTGGACAATCTGCCTGTCATGCGTTTCACTGAGCAGAATGGTGTCACAGTACAGTGGACTGGCTTCCCTGTTGGTTACTCTCCAGCCGGTAGCTCAGAGGATTATATCATCAACCATTTGAAGTTTAAGGTCTTGGTCCATGAGTATGAGGGCAACAATGTGGAAATCATTGGCACTGGAGAAGAAGGATCTGGTGTCATCTCAGAGATAGACAAGAAGGGGATGTCTGGTTATCAGATTGTTGGATTTCAGGTCGTGCCTTGCAGTGTGAAGCGTAATGCTGAGGATTTCTCTAAGCTTAACATGTACGACAGCATTGACCCAGTGGACTGCCCTGTGGAGCTTAAGAAGGCTCAAGTGATCAGGCAACAAGAGAGGATCACATTCACTTATGACGTCGAGTTTGTGAAGAGTGATATCAAGTGGCCATCTAGGTGGGATGCTTATCTGAAGATGGAGGCTGGTTCTAAGGTCCACTGGTTCTCTATAATGAACTCCCTCATGGTGATCTTGTTCTTGGCTGGAATTGTCTTTGTCATATTCCTCAGAACTGTCAGGAGGGACCTGACCAGGTACGAAGAGCTCGACAAGGAGGCACAGGCACAGATGAATGAGGAATTATCTGGGTGGAAGCTTGTAGTTGGAGATGTATTCAGAGAGCCAACTTGCTCCAAGCTGTTATGCATAATGATCGGTGATGGGGTTCAGATTTTGGGCATGGCAATCGTAACAATAGTTTTTGCCACACTTGGGTTCATGTCTCCAGCCTCAAGAGGAATGCTTCTTACAGGGATGATTGTTCTCTATCTTTTCCTTGGTATTGCAGCTGGGTATGCCAGTGTTCGGTTCTGGAGGACTATTAAGGGCACATCTGAAGGTTGGAGATCAGTGTCCTGGCTGACTGCCTGCTTTTTCCCTGGTGTCATGTTTACCGTCCTGACAGTCTTAAACTTTGTGTTGTGGAAAAGCGGGAGCACTGGGGCTTTACCTATCTCACTGTTTTTCACTCTTCTGGCTCTATGGTTCTGCATTTCCGTGCCATTGACTCTTGTTGGTGGCTTTCTCGGTACAAGAGCGGAGCAAATAGAGTTCCCTGTTAGAACCAATCAGATCCCTAGAGAGATCCCTGCGAGGAAGTGTCCATCATGGCTTCTTGTCCTTGGTGCAGGCACGCTGCCATTTGGAACCCTTTTTATTGAACTCTTCTTCATTCTATCGAGCATCTGGCTTGGAAGGTTTTACTATGTGTTTGGCTTCCTGCTGATtgtcctgctgctgcttgtcgTTGTCTGCGCTGAGGTTTCCGTTGTCCTAACATACATGAATCTCTGTGTGGAGgactggaggtggtggtggaaggCTTTCTTCGCCCCAGGTTCTGTTGCTATCTACGTGTTCCTCTACTCCATCAACTACTTGGTCTTTGATCTCAGAAGCCTGAGCGGGCCTGTCTCTGCAATGCTTTATGTCGGCTATTCATTCCTCATGGCATTTGCGATCATGCTAGCAACTGGAACCATTGGCTTTTTGACATCATTCGCCTTCGTGCACTACCTCTTCTCATCAGTAAAGATTGATTGA